Proteins encoded together in one Benincasa hispida cultivar B227 chromosome 1, ASM972705v1, whole genome shotgun sequence window:
- the LOC120070176 gene encoding probable aldo-keto reductase 2: MAIPTIKLGSQGLEVSAQGLGCMGMSSYYGPAQPQEDMIALIGHAVAAGVTFLDTSDIYGPFTNETLLGKALKGDGVGDKVQLATKFGLHLANGNFEVHGDPAYVRAACEASLNRLGVECIDLYYQHRIDTKVPIELTIGELKKLVEEGKIKYIGLSEASASTIRRAHAVHPITAVQIEWSLWARDVEQDIVPTCRELGIGIVAYSPLGRGFLSSGANFIENLSEDDYRKKLPRFQPENLKHNKTIFEKVSELAARKGCTTSQLALAWVHQQGSDVVPIPGTTKLKNLQSNIEALSLKLTPQEMAELEAYTLADGVKGGRYGDDLSTWNQSETPPLSSWEF, translated from the exons ATGGCCATCCCAACAATCAAACTTGGGTCCCAAGGCCTTGAAGTATCAGCTCAAGGGCTTGGGTGCATGGGCATGTCCTCATACTATGGCCCTGCTCAGCCACAAGAAGACATGATCGCCCTCATCGGCCACGCTGTCGCGGCCGGGGTTACGTTCTTAGATACCTCCGACATATACGGGCCGTTCACCAACGAGACCCTCCTCGGCAAGGCTCTTAAGGGGGATGGGGTTGGGGACAAAGTTCAGTTGGCTACCAAATTTGGCCTCCATCTTGCCAACGGTAACTTTGAGGTCCACGGTGATCCGGCCTACGTTAGGGCCGCGTGTGAGGCCAGCTTGAACCGTCTCGGGGTTGAATGTATCGATCTCTATTATCAACATCGAATCGACACTAAAGTTCCCATTGAACTCACG ATTGGGGAGTTGAAGAAACTAGTTGAAGAAGGGAAAATAAAATACATAGGTTTATCTGAAGCTTCAGCCTCTACCATTAGAAGAGCTCATGCAGTTCATCCAATCACAGCGGTTCAAATCGAATGGTCTTTGTGGGCTCGAGATGTTGAACAAGATATCGTTCCTACTTgcag GGAATTAGGCATTGGAATTGTGGCATACAGTCCTCTGGGAAGGGGTTTTCTATCATCTGGGGCCAACTTCATTGAGAACTTATCAGAAGATGACTACAGAAAG AAACTCCCTCGATTTCAACCCGAAAACTTGAAACATAACAAGACCATATTCGAGAAGGTTAGCGAATTGGCAGCTAGAAAAGGGTGCACCACATCTCAACTGGCTCTAGCATGGGTTCACCAACAAGGGTCCGATGTGGTTCCAATTCCTGGAACCACTAAGCTTAAAAATCTCCAATCAAACATTGAAGCTTTGTCATTGAAACTTACCCCACAAGAAATGGCGGAACTTGAAGCTTATACCTTAGCTGATGGAGTTAAAGGAGGTAGATATGGTGATGACCTTTCCACTTGGAATCAATCTGAAACACCACCACTTTCTTCATGGGAATTTTGA